The nucleotide window CTAGAGGTCCATCCAGATGTTATTACATCAAGGCATTAACAAGACGGTTAAACCTAAGTTAACCTAATAAACTACTCCTCTTTAATTAATCTATGAGGTTCCTACTAGTCAGTGACGTTCACAAGTCATATAAACCCCACAAGGGGCACGACATGTCTGTAGCAGTTGAATGGCTATTAGAGGTAATAGATAGGACAGGTCCCCAGGTCCTTATCTCCGCAGGAGATTGGGACGAGGGGATGACCCCAGAGGATTTTGGGAGAATACTATCAAAAGTAGACCTCCTGACGGTCTATGGCAACCATGAAAACTTTCCTGTAATAGAGAAGGAAGCTGTACAGAACGGTAAAGTCATCGAGTTTGAGGGCCTGAAAATTGCAGGGATTAACGGACTTATAGGATTTAGAGTTAAGAAAGGGGTACCGAGGACTGAGCCGACTGAGTTCATGGACGCTGTCCATAGGATAAAAAAGGCTGTACCAAGACTGGACATCCTTGTAACTCACCAACCTCCTTATATACCGGAAATTTACCCTTACATGAGGGAGGATGACTACAGTAAGCTAGTATTTGAAGCAGTTGAAGACTTAAAGCCCAGGCTGTTCCTTAATGGACACATGCATAGCAGCTGTTACTCTTATTATCAATTCCCCTCCGGGACTAAGTACCTTAGAGTGGACAGCTCACAGACTCGTAAGTGTTATGGACTATTAGAGTCTGATAAAAGTGAAGTAAGAGTATATGAAGATGGTAATGAAGTATTTTCGTTAACTTTCTGACCATTAACTTTTGTATAAAGTATGGTTCAGGTCCATAGGTAATATTATAAAAATACTGATAGAACCCCTGCAGGTCGTGTGAAGGACAGGAAAGGGTCTTAGAAGACGGTGGGATAACAGTATAGAGAAGTGAGAAAAATACAGTTGATAGGGGATGGGTCGAGCGTATGGACTATATTTCTGAGGGACTAGAGGAGAGAGACTGATACATTTTGAAATAAGACTAAGACCAGAACTTACGCCTTTACGATGGTACTATTCCTATATGTTAACTAAGGACAAAAGGCTTAATTTTCAGCAGAAGACCAATCTTGATTCCTTTACTTGACTTCCTTCTCTCTAAAGGGCTTTAGACTTACCATAAAGGAGTGTACTACTGACGTTATTGTGATAAGCACTTCCGTCGATACTGGACTTGGCTTCGACCTCAAAGATTACCTCAATTTCACCCTCCTCCCTATCACCGTCATCAACACTTTGAGGTAGTGCGTTTACAGTATGGACCCCATCCCACTCTGTCCGTAAAGTAGTCCACAAGGGATAATGATGTGTGGTAGGGTCTCAACAGTTACGTAAGGGGAGCTAACGCGGAGAAACGCTCCCAAGGTCGTGTCAGGGGCCACGGCTTGACGCAGGGGGAGGTCGGGTCAAGCGAGACGTGATAAGGTGTGACTGCGTTGCTCAGGATGGCAGGGGACGGAACTCCAGAGGTCTTGATAGGCTATGGGGCACTCACAGGTCTAGGACTTACACTGGGGTAAAGGGTAGGGGTTGTACCCGAGGAACTTCAGTTTGGGGGGACATGCGACGAGATTGCCCGGGGCCTGGCGACGGCCTTTGTTCCTCGCGGTAAACAGTGTGGCGCGGCTCATGAGGGCGGGGTGGCTAGGGAGTACGTTGACGGGGCTTATGCCTGAAAAGTTCACACGATCTGTGGACGTGAACCTGACTTACACCATCAGGGACGGGGCTTCTTACTGGGTGTGCGAGGTTTGACAATACGCCTGACCACGTGTGGAAAGTGGAGGAGAGGGGGACGTAAAATGGAGATAGTCCCTGTGAAGGACATGAAAGTTCAAGTGGGTATGGAGCGGGATAGTCATCCTAGCCCCGCACAACGAGGGTAAGGCGGCTGGAGGGATTTCACCTCGTCGTGGAAGGCGGGTGTGAGGCGGGAGACCCCACGAAAAGCCTAGGAGTGACGAGACTCCCTGTCCTTGCTGTGGCTGGTCCCTACTGCCAGAGTTGGTTGAGTAGGGGACAGGAGCTATCGCGGGACGTGCAAGGGTGACTATGCTCAAGTTCCTACCGTTGTGGTACTCATAGGACACAGGACGAAGCTCTGCCCAGGGAGTGTCCAGTAAGACAACGGAGGGGAGTAGAACTAGCAAAGAAGGGCCCCCGCTCAGGAAGAACGTCACCCGTAGATGTATAGAGGAGATGAGATCCTGACCACAGGGATTGCCTATTAGATACGTATTTACTTCTCCGGGTTGTAAAGGAGAAGAGGTCTTGTCTAGGTGTAAAGCTTTTTACCCCCTTATACCGGACAAGCTTATGGTAAACCTGCTTGCGACACTGGGGAGGACAGTTGGGGGCCCCGTGGAGACCTTTGAGAACCTCTCCAACGGGAACTATATCTCCGACTTCCCTCCACACAAGGTCAAGGTCGACGAACTAATTGCCCTGACCACCAGTGAGACTGAGGAGACGTTCTTCATAATGAAGGCCGTCCTGATGTGCTGTCTAAACTTCACCAAGGTAAGGGCTGTGAGGCTTGACATTGACGACGTCAGTACACCTCAGGACTTCGTGCTCGTGAGGGAGAAAGTAAAGGGGCTTTTACGTCCTGGGGACTACCTGGACTTCAGCGGCGGTAGGAAGGCGATCAGCTCAGCAGCAGTCCTTGGGGCACGTGAGGTAGGAGCTCATCTGGTGACCAGTATAATCGGGGAGGACGAGTACGACAGGGTAAAGGGGAGGATGGTACAGATCAGGGACAGGGCGTTGGCGGTTTACAGGCCGGAACAGTGCCTAGGTTACCTCTGCGACCTCTATACGACTAAGGCCAGGACCATTGTTTTCTTTTAAAGGAGGTACGGGTTCGCAAGATGGGTGATTAGACTAGGCCTCGCTCCCATAATGGTGTTTCCAGGAGAAGAACTTGGATGACACGCCCGTCCCTTGTCAGTCCTCTCAATATTTGAGGTAAAATAAGGTCAGCGAGCCGCGACTTAGATTCAGTCCTTACTGACCTTAGATACCTTTTTGGAAGGAACAGGACACCTAATGTCCCGCATGGTATTATGTATTTTCTAAAACTTCTTTACCTTTTTGGATGCAGCTGAGGGGGGGCGTGATAGCGACAGGGGTGGGTCAATGACGATTTTCAATTCCTTTTTGGATGCAACAGTTGCTAGTACACGAGTTTGATAACGATGAGATTCAAACTTTCAATTCCTTTTTGGATGTAACCCGGCAGACCCCCGACCCCCTGAAACCGGTTAATGGGGCTTTCAATTCCTTTTTGAATGCAACGACGTTGAATTGATGATAGGATCCTACGTATCTTTGCCCTCTTTCAATTCCTTTTTGGATGCAACTAGCTTGGTGAAAAAGATGAACAGATCAGAATCCAAACCCTTTCAATTCCTTTTTGGATGCAACCTCCTCTCCCCAAGAAGAGGAGAGGGAGAAGCGATTACACTTTCAATTCCTTTTTGGATGCAACTAAAACTTTCACGACAATAAGATCTATTATAGCTTTATTGCTTTCAATTCCTTTCTGGATGCAACGGGTGGTATAGTGATGGACATCCCATCCTGTTAAAAGCTTTCAATTCCTTTCTGGATGCAACCTGGTAGTGTTACTGTAGCCCTCGTCGCTCCAAACATTAACTTTCAATTCCTTTCTGGATGCAACCCTCTTCCCGGCTATCTCGCTGGTCTTTAACAGTCCAGCTTTCAATTCCTTTCTGGATGCAACTAATGCCAAAATTTGGAAACTAACGAAACGGATAAGCTATACTTTCAATTCCTTTCTGGATGCAACTTATGATTCCCGACGAAATAGCTCCAAAAGTTCTAGACTTTCAATTCCTTTCTGGATGCAACTTTTTCAAGTTTAAGAAAACACTCTATTTTAAGTAAATACTTTCAATTCCTTTCTGGATGCAACTACTACAACTACAGCATAAAGATAGCGAGGGTTGCAGAACTTTCAATTCCTTTCTGGATGCAACCAGGTTGAGACAAGAGAGCTTTAAACCCAAACTTGAAAACTTTCAATTCCTTTCTGGATGCAACAACCTGGACCTAGCGTATAAGTTGTGTAGCTCTCTAGCACCTTTCAATTCCTTTCTGGATGCAACTTTCGGTTTGAATGTGAAAAAGAGAGACAATACTGTATCTTTCAATTCCTTTCTGGATGCAACGTAATGACGTACTGCAAATTTCCTTCGTTGTCGAGTTGTCTTTCAATTCCTTTCTGGATGCAACATAGACCAGCAGGGCAACTATACATATAGCTATATGTTCTCTTTCAATTCCTTTCTGGATGCAACCTATCGCGAGTATTAACACGCTTAACGACTCGGATTGAGGCTTTCAATTCCTTTCTGGATGCAACACTACAGAGTTTATCGTTACGTCCTTCAATTTTTTTAACTTTCAATTCCTTTCTGGATGCAACTTTTCTCCAGTCATTAGAGTAAAATATACTGACATAGTAACTTTCAATTCCTTTCTGGATGCAACAGGGTAAGGTTACCCAGCAAGTTCTTCTGCTCGTATTGAACTTTCAATTCCTTTCTGGATGCAACGAAAAGAAAAATGAAAATGCAAACGCAAAATTCGGGTCTCTTTCAATTCCTTTCTGGATGCAACCAGAGCCAGAACTATACTGCATCAGCCCAGCAATTACAAAGCTTTCAATTCCTTTCTGGATGCAACTCAGAAGAACGCATCCTTTATCGCCCCTAACATATTAACTTTCAATTCCTTTCTGGATGCAACGACACATTAGGTGTAAAGTACAGATGTAGGGAAATAACTTTCAATTCCTTTCTGGATGCAACGATCATAACGGAAAGACTAGGGTAATCAGACTAACTTTCAATTCCTTTCTGGATGCAACCTAAAAATACAAGTAGATGCAAAATTAGATTTTAACTTTCAATTCCTTTCTGGATGCAACTTCAGAGAACACAAAAAAGTAATGCTATGGGCTCACAATTCTTTCAATTCCTTTCTGGATGCAACCAGGTGAGGAATATCTCTTAATCAGAAATTTTCCCACTTTCAATTCCTTTCTGGATGCAACTTGTGTTCCCATAAATTCAATTTCTTCAGAAAGTAATGTCCTTTCAATTCCTTTCTGGATGCAACCTGGTTGACCCCTATCATGGCAGGGCAGACCTAGAAAGTCTTTCAATTCCTTTCTGGATGCAACTTACGCAATGATAAGCAAGGGAGAGCTAGTAGATTATACCTTTCAATTCCTTTCTGGATGCAACCTGGTAGTCTGACAATGTGTAAGTTGAAGTGCTTTTGTCTTTCAATTCCTTTCTGGATGCAACAGTGTAAAAAAGAGTATGTTGTACAGAAAGAATTAGTAATCTTTCAATTCCTTTCTGGATGCAACTAGCATGATAAAACCCTGCCCCATCTTCATAGATGACTTTCAATTCCTTTCTGGATGCAACATTTATGCATGGTATCCGAGAAGGGAAGGAGGTATTTAACTTTCAATTCCTTTCTGGATGCAACTGTGCATGTTTTTCTACCTGTTCTTGATGGGTATTATATCTTTCAATTCCTTTCTGGATGCAACGTAGGTCATGGTGCCACTGACAGACGGAGACGCAATAATCTTTCAATTCCTTTCTGGATGCAACCTATTGTTCACTAAAGAAGACGCTACAAACTATCATAACTTTCAATTCCTTTCTGGATGCAACCCTGAACGGTGAGGGCGAACAGAAATTTGAACTTGATTTACTTTCAATTCCTTTCTGGATGCAACTGGACATGTACCAGTTAGCTGTTGTTGATCATAATTCTTTCAATTCCTTTCTGGATGCAACTATATCTAATTACCTATATAGTATTATTATTTAAAGCCCTTTCAATTCCTTTCTGGATGCAACGTGGAGTCCCAGACCATCTATTTTCTAAGACCTACGAACTTTCAATTCCTTTCTGGATGCAACTACTGACTCTGCCATTAAGAGAGACTTTGCCATTATAATTACTTTCAATTCCTTTCTGGATGCAACCTATATGGGTGAGAGACTTATCCATATAGATTTTAGTGCTTTCAATTCCTTTCTGGATGCAACTTTTAGATATGACTTCAGTTTAATTGCTAAAGCATTTTTCTTTCAATTCCTTTCTGGATGCAACAAAACGAAAAAGTAGTATGTAATGTTGGTTCATATACAATAACTTTCAATTCCTTTCTGGATGCAACCTGAGAAAGATAAAAAGTTCATGAAGGAAGGGGTATTAGTCTTTCAATTCCTTTCTGGATGCAACCACAGGAAATTGGAGGACGCAAGACATTTCAAGTACGTACACTTTCAATTCCTTTCTGGATGCAACTGAAGAGATTCACTTTCCTATTGATTAGCTCATAGAAAAACTTTCAATTCCTTTCTGGATGCAACTTAGTTGATCTCGTATAGAGACTGAACGATTCCCCTCTTTCAATTCCTTTCTGGATGCAACAAGAGTGGAATATAGGGCGAATTTTGGACAAGTAAAATACTTTCAATTCCTTTCTGGATGCAACCAGGACAATCCACATACGTAGATGCATTATTAGATGTTTTCTTTCAATTCCTTTCTGGATGCAACAAACCCTAAACCGAGGGGTATAACTCTAGTAGTTGACTTTCAATTCCTTTCTGGATGCAACCATGGAGCACTACGCAGTTAATAAGGACTAGTCCAATTCTTTCAATTCCTTTCTGGATGCAACCTGTTTGGGAATTAGATATTGATCAGATGATTATCACTTTCAATTCCTTTCTGGATGCAACGTTTGATAACCGGGTAAAGGTTTGGGATCTTAGATTTATCTTTCAATTCCTTTCTGGATGCAACCATATAAACTCACTAGGAAAGCGTATCCGCACCATAAAACTTTCAATTCCTTTCTGGATGCAACGAGGAAGTTAGTTGAAATGAACAAAAACACCATCAAAAACTTTCAATTCCTTTCTGGATGCAACCTAAAGAAGATCTAGGGAAGCTGGAAGATAGAGTGCTTTCAATTCCTTTCTGGATGCAACGTGGTGCTATGATAATCCGGAAGAAAAAGGGATGGGATTACTTTCAATTCCTTTCTGGATGCAACTGTAAATATTGCCTGAAGTATTTGTATAATACCCAGTTGACTTTCAATTCCTTTCTGGATGCAACCAGAAGGTCGACGTCTATGTCCAGTGTGGTTGATTCTACTTTCAATTCCTTTCTGGATGCAACATGACCGCAATGAATGTGAAGAACAAGGATTTCTATACTACTTTCAATTCCTTTCTGGATGCAACAAAGTGAGTGAATGAAAGCAAGAAAGAACAAGAAAGCGAACTTTCAATTCCTTTCTGGATGCAACTTAGGTATTTATTATCCTGTTACTTCTTTTTCACCTTCTCCTATAATAAACTTTACTACCCTCACCTGAGCCTACATGCGACCTGATATCCTTGTAATTACCTCTACGTTTCATGGTCGCATGGTCTTTACGTAAGATTAAAAGGTGTACATGGCTTTTAAACGTTCAAAATTACGGGAGATATTAGTACTGGTCGCATTGAGGCTCGAACCAGTCTTCTCTACAATTCGCACTTAACTTTAAGTCTATTTCTCGAATCAGGGAAATGAAGTTTCATTATTACGTAGTTTCCGACTAAAAACTATCTATTATAAACCCTTTTTACAAAACATTGTCTAAATCAAGGATACCGTTTAGTATTTAATACCTTTTTTAAACATGCCCTTTTTCACGATTAATAGCCGTGACAAGCTAAAAAGTTTTAACAGGCGTGAAGAATTTACGTCAGAATTACCTTGTCTGGACTAACGTGGGCTTTTGTCTCCGCTAAGGGGAGCCTTTACATCCACCAATGATCCACCGTGTGGACAAGGACAAGTACGACGGTGAGGGCGTACTCATCCGTGGGAGACGTCTGTTGGTCAGACAGCTAGAGGAATGGGCAAAGCCCTCAACACCCAGACCATATAGGCATAAGGGCTCTACGTAAACTGTTGACTAACGCAGTACACCTTGTAGGGATGGGTACCTGTGGTACTTCGGTAGATAGGGGAGAGGGCGGAGCGACTGTCAAATAATACCTTGGGAGCCCTTTTAGCACAATAGTTTAGACTATTCATAACACGTTGTTACAGCAAATAGCTCAACGAGTTGCTTGGACCGCAGTGGTAAACCCTGTAGCCCGGGAAGAGTACACCTGGGCTACTGGGATAGGGATACCCTTAACGGGGGCTTTCGGCGTTTTTGTTGAGGGTGACGTGGTTTATTAACGAGGGACCTGAGTACACCTCCTCCCCCCATAGCCTGCCCTAGGACTGGACCCTGGGGAGAAGGTCTTAGCCCCCCTGGGGTGAAGGGAACACCCGAGGTCCTCCTGTTGAAGACTGGTACGTCCAACCACAACCACCTGTGTACAAGTTAAAGTCTGGGGGAGTCATACTGCCACATGTGGCTCGTCCATGCCACCTAGGACCTCTCCTCACGTCAGGTAGCCATGACCACCTGACCCTCTCGGTGACCCTCAGGTGTGAAGGGACGTGGACTGTTGCATCAAAAAAGGGATTGAAAGAACAAGCTCGACCCGTCCCTGACCGGGCGCAGTATGTCACGTCCAAAAGGGGTGTCAGCTGGACACCCCAACCACCTCCCCCTTTTCCTAGAGAGACTTCACTGGGGAGGGCGTAGTCAGGGTATAGTGCGGAAGGGCTGTCCTGTCTAGGTACATCCCCGTCAGCGTCCCCCTCAGGTTATCCTCCTCACGCCCTCTGCGTGGTCCTTGAGTTTGCCTTTTACGTAATCGACAATAGTCCTCCTGTTTATGTTTTGCGTCGGGGTGACCCCCCTCTTGTCGACCTTGACTCTAAGGTCCTTGGAGAGACCGCTATGCATAAGGAGGTTCCTAAACTTCTGGAAATCACTGTTGTTTAACTCTATATAGGAACCTACCAGGTCTTCGCACAACCTGTACATTCGGTCGTTGTCATCGAAAGTACCTCCCCCGTGGTTGCTCAGACACTCCGCTACAGGCAGTTCCCTAGCTAAGGACAACGCCTTGTCGTAGTACTCGACCTCTATGTACTTTTCCAGTGCCTTAAACAGGGTCTCAATGTCGTCCTTCCCCAACAGCGAGTTGAGGACCCCCTCTATGCCCAGGGTGGACGAGAAGTTGGAGAGCACTATCCTACTCTCCTTCTGGAACCTAGGCTCAGCGTTATACCAAGTGAGGTAGAGGTCGCGTAGGGACAGGAAGTCCTGTCTGAGCTGGGGTATGTACTGTTGTAGGTCTCTCATGGAGGCTATCCCGTTGACGACGAAGCCGTTCCTCATGTTCCACAGGAAGTCGTTGACCTTGTTGAGGTCCACACGCTTGACCCTATTGACTAACTCTCTAGACCTACCGAACTCTGTCGGGTTTAGATCTCTCAACCTTCCAGTGTAGTCCACTGAGTACCTCTCGTCCATCATCTCTATGGACAGGCCTATCTTGAGCGAGTCCTTCATCGCCTCTACGATGTTACTCAGCCCGACGATCTCGACTACACCGCTCGGGGAGCCCATCACGGGGGCCGCGTATATGTCGGACTCAAAGAGGGCTGATGAGGCCAACAACGCCGATACTAACACGTTTGTGCCGTGTGTCAAGTCTACTATGAACTTTCCGCACCCCTCGGAGTGGTACCTGTGCAACACCGCAAACACCGCGTTGTATATGAAGGTAGGGTCCCTCGAGGATGAGTAGGGCTGCCTGATAGGCCTCCCGTCCTTATCTCTGCTCAGGTTCCCTTCGCAGTCAGCTACCATGCCGCTCCCCACGCCCACGTTCGGTATGTACTCCACCTTCATCCCGTCTAAGAACTCGTTGAACTTAGTGGAGACGGGGTCAAACCCTTGCTTCTGTTGTAACTCGTGCGCCCTGGTCGTCAACATGTCCTTGTACGCTTTTTTGACGACCTCCTTGTTGTCGCAGTTAGCCGAGATGAGGCTGTCTGGGAGCAGTGCCACGGTCTCTTCCGGGTCTAGGGCGGACCATAAAGCATGTGCTGAGAAAAAGCTCGTGTAGTCTTTCCCCTGAAAGCTGTACTTGACTACCTGGTACGAGGTCACGTCCCCCGCAACGTAGGTTAAACAGGCCCTGTTAGACATGTTAATCGAGTAACAGTTAATTATAAATGTTATAAACTTTATTGGATATCACCTGTTTCTATCCCGTGATTGGACGTGAAGTGTGTTCTGTTGTCCCTGTGGGTGCCTCTGCAACTACGTGGACCTTCCAGGTGAAGAGCCATGTTGTGGGGGAGACACTGAGGTCCATCTCGGGGGAACTAGCTACCTGGCTCCTGTCGACCGTAGACGTGTAGGTGGGGTCTAGGCTAATTTCCGTCTCGTCTAGTACCAACCCCAAGCCCTTCACCAGGGTCCTAGCGAAGGGATGTCCCACCCCCAACGGGTGACCCCAGCCCACCTAGGTAGGGACCTGGACACCTTGGCTGTCCACACCTGTTCGGTCTTCCGGGCAGAGGCCACACCTGGGGCGAAGTCCCTTTGGGTACACAGGGCCACCAACCTAACCCCGGTCACTGAGGCGGAGGACTTAGACTCTAACTTTGCGGTACACAGTTAACCAACACCTCTGAAAGAGAGGACTCCTAGGCGCCCTACCCCTGCCACGCTACAGGGCTCTCAACGGCCAGGAAAAGGGGCGTGGGAAGACCTCATGGAGACCGCGCGTGGAGTAGTAGGGAACACGTCCTCCTCTCCGTGTTCCTGGTACCGCAAGGGCCAACTCCTACCCCTTAGCCCCCGTACTACCTGGACTGTTGCAGTGGTTGAGGAAGGGACAGGAGTCGTCGCATCTCTTGGGCATCCCCGGGTCCAGGTCGTTGTCTATAGCCTCCACTGCCCTGTCCCTCGTCTCCAGAAACTCGTTCCTCAGCGGGTCAGAGACCTGGACGAGTCTACAGGTGGTGAAGACCCCCTTGTCCACAGTCACGTAGCACAGGTAACCGAAGTCTATGGGGACCTCGAACTGGCTCTCCAGGGCCAGGGAGTACCCAGCTAACGCTAGTTCGTGCGCCCGCCTCGGCCTCCCGGTCTTCATCTCTGCGACCAGTGGTACCATCGGCACGAAGGCGTCTGCCCTGATGTTGTTCTGCAGGCCCACTAGGGACCCGTCGATGGGGTACTCAACGTGGAAGGGGACGACCAGAGAGACCAGTGAGTCCCTGGTGAGGAAGAGCCTTGA belongs to Metallosphaera tengchongensis and includes:
- the cas4a gene encoding type I-A CRISPR-associated protein Cas4/Csa1; translated protein: MFFTLSDVTLLAKRVKLTPRAISEELRGWHWNEPPLLHSSSTYLGVSDLTNGYCETGRFAYLKHKGVKPEAIKGANDLHYVYAEAVQGVKRLIYEEGDRVTGGRLQTLMTDEFYRVVRNVVDPERAKVMWDHVVNIYTAEVDKYRSRLFLTRDSLVSLVVPFHVEYPIDGSLVGLQNNIRADAFVPMVPLVAEMKTGRPRRAHELALAGYSLALESQFEVPIDFGYLCYVTVDKGVFTTCRLVQVSDPLRNEFLETRDRAVEAIDNDLDPGMPKRCDDSCPFLNHCNSPGSTGAKG
- a CDS encoding metallophosphoesterase family protein yields the protein MRFLLVSDVHKSYKPHKGHDMSVAVEWLLEVIDRTGPQVLISAGDWDEGMTPEDFGRILSKVDLLTVYGNHENFPVIEKEAVQNGKVIEFEGLKIAGINGLIGFRVKKGVPRTEPTEFMDAVHRIKKAVPRLDILVTHQPPYIPEIYPYMREDDYSKLVFEAVEDLKPRLFLNGHMHSSCYSYYQFPSGTKYLRVDSSQTRKCYGLLESDKSEVRVYEDGNEVFSLTF
- a CDS encoding TM1812 family CRISPR-associated protein — encoded protein: MSNRACLTYVAGDVTSYQVVKYSFQGKDYTSFFSAHALWSALDPEETVALLPDSLISANCDNKEVVKKAYKDMLTTRAHELQQKQGFDPVSTKFNEFLDGMKVEYIPNVGVGSGMVADCEGNLSRDKDGRPIRQPYSSSRDPTFIYNAVFAVLHRYHSEGCGKFIVDLTHGTNVLVSALLASSALFESDIYAAPVMGSPSGVVEIVGLSNIVEAMKDSLKIGLSIEMMDERYSVDYTGRLRDLNPTEFGRSRELVNRVKRVDLNKVNDFLWNMRNGFVVNGIASMRDLQQYIPQLRQDFLSLRDLYLTWYNAEPRFQKESRIVLSNFSSTLGIEGVLNSLLGKDDIETLFKALEKYIEVEYYDKALSLARELPVAECLSNHGGGTFDDNDRMYRLCEDLVGSYIELNNSDFQKFRNLLMHSGLSKDLRVKVDKRGVTPTQNINRRTIVDYVKGKLKDHAEGVRRIT
- the crn1 gene encoding CRISPR-associated ring nuclease Crn1 gives rise to the protein MVNLLATLGRTVGGPVETFENLSNGNYISDFPPHKVKVDELIALTTSETEETFFIMKAVLMCCLNFTKVRAVRLDIDDVSTPQDFVLVREKVKGLLRPGDYLDFSGGRKAISSAAVLGAREVGAHLVTSIIGEDEYDRVKGRMVQIRDRALAVYRPEQCLGYLCDLYTTKARTIVFF